TAAATAACTCCGACTATAATTATAACTATAAAAAATACTTTTATGAAAAAAAACATTTTAAAACTAGCAACACTTAGCCTTGGGTTTATGACAATTTTCGGACTTTCATCTTGTGATGATGACGATATGATGATGGAAAGCTCTATGGAAAAAACAATTACGTTTGAAAATATTGTCGCTCCAAAAGATTTTGTAGAGAGTGGCAGCTTTCAGGGAACCAATACTCCTGTTATTATGCCCGGAGAATCTGTATCTGTTAAATTCAGCGCAGGAAAAGCACAGTCTTTAATGTTTGCAACCATGTATGGAGCTTCAAAAGATTGGTTCTTTGCTTCGAAGCAACCGGGAATAAAATTATTTGATGCTAACGGAAATGCCATTACAGGTGATGTTTCTTCAGAAGTTTTATTGTGGGACAACGGAACAAAAGACAACACAACAGGAACAGCTCAGAGCAATCCTATCGCTCAGGTTCCAGGTGTGACTGCCTCTCAATTGGTCAAGCTAAATCTTAGTTATGACATTATGAAATCTGAATTTACTTTAATGATAACAAATACTTCTGGAGGAACAGCTAATGCGACACCTTTATCTCCAGGAGTTTGGGCGGTTTCAAACTACAATGGTTCGCAATTGCTTAATTCGGCACCGTTTTTCACACCCAATGCATTATCAAATCCTGAAATTACAGATATAGCGCAAATGGGAGATATCACTAAAATGGTGATGAAACTTAATGCAAATACAGAAATAATGACTGGTCTTTCTCCAGCCTTGGTTGTAGTTTACAGCGGCAACCAAAATCCCATTTATCAATTAGGACAGTTGGATTCTGGTAATGGTTTAAAAGAAGTTTCTCAGACTGGAAATGTCATGAAACTTCAAAACAGCTTAAAATCTATGTCTAATGTAAAAGGAGTTTATATCGCAGGAAGTGCTCCTGTAGCGCCGGGAAGCAAAATGATGACCAATTTTTCTTATACAACAGGAGATAAAATAGCCTATGTAACGATGTTTGGTTTTTCTAATGACTGGTTTTATGCCAATGAACAAAGTATTGATGCAAATACCAAGGGAGATTTAACTTCAAAAACAGCTTTGTTTGATTCGGGAACGGGTGTTAATCAATATCCAGGGGCAGGAAATCGCCAGGCTTTATTTGGAGGAACTCCTCAAGCGGAAAGCATTGTTATTTCAAAAGTCGGAACACAATATCCTATACCTGCAGTACAAAATGTCTTAAAAGTGACCGTAAACTAATTAATCTCGATCTGGGTTTAATAAAAACAACAAATGATTTCAATGAGCATCTCTGAGTAATAATTCAGGGGTGCTTTTTATTTTATTAAAACTTTATTTTACACATTCCAAAACTCCCGATCGAGACTTCTGTATTGTATTGCTTCAGAAACATGATGAGACAAAATATTTTCAGACTCTTCGAGATCAGCAATCGTTCTGGCCACTTTAAGAATCCTATCGTAGGCTCTTGCTGAAAGATTCAGTTTTTCCATTGCCATTTTAATAAGGTTAAAAGATGCGTCATCTAACCCACAAAACTGTTCTAATTCTTTTGAACCAATTTGAGCGTTATAGCTGATTGGCAAATCTTTGTATCTCTCATTTTGTATTTCGCGAGCAACTAAAACCCGCTTTCTGATGTCTTCACTTTTTTCGCCTTTTCTTTTTTCTGCCAACTGTTCAAATTCAACCTTCTGCACCTCAACATGAATATCAATTCTATCTAAAAGTGGTCCCGAAAGTTTATTCATATACCGCTGCATTTCTAAAACAGAAGAAGTATTTTGAGGATCATCAGGGAAATATCCACTGGGACTAGGATTCATCGAAGCCACCAACATAAAACTTGAAGGG
Above is a genomic segment from Chryseobacterium mulctrae containing:
- a CDS encoding spondin domain-containing protein, which encodes MKKNILKLATLSLGFMTIFGLSSCDDDDMMMESSMEKTITFENIVAPKDFVESGSFQGTNTPVIMPGESVSVKFSAGKAQSLMFATMYGASKDWFFASKQPGIKLFDANGNAITGDVSSEVLLWDNGTKDNTTGTAQSNPIAQVPGVTASQLVKLNLSYDIMKSEFTLMITNTSGGTANATPLSPGVWAVSNYNGSQLLNSAPFFTPNALSNPEITDIAQMGDITKMVMKLNANTEIMTGLSPALVVVYSGNQNPIYQLGQLDSGNGLKEVSQTGNVMKLQNSLKSMSNVKGVYIAGSAPVAPGSKMMTNFSYTTGDKIAYVTMFGFSNDWFYANEQSIDANTKGDLTSKTALFDSGTGVNQYPGAGNRQALFGGTPQAESIVISKVGTQYPIPAVQNVLKVTVN